Below is a genomic region from Pseudomonas svalbardensis.
CGCGCATTTCTGGAGCCCACGCCTGATTGCCGGTGAACCGCTGGGTGCAGATGTGCCTTTTGCGCTGGAGTTGACCTACAGTCGCGCTATTAGTCGCGATGATCTGGTCGAGGCCAGCATCAAGGAAATCCGTCGCCTGTCACCCAACTCCCTGAATTCAGAGCTGATGGCTCGCTGGGAGTGGGAAATGCAGCAAGCGTTTGTCGATGTGGGCGCAGGTGACCGCATCACCGGAGTCTATATGCCTGGAGAGGGCGCACGTTTTTACGTCGGCGAGAACCTACAGCATGTGGTGAGGGATGATGCGTTCGCCAAAGCCTTTTTTTGCGATCTGGCTTGACCCCCGAACACGTAACCCGGAGCTGCGCGCCCAATTGCTGGGCGCAGCTAAACCCTGAGGTCGTTGAGCAAATGCACATGTTGAAGATATGGATAATGCTGCTATGCATTGGCCTTGCGAGTTGAGCCGGGTAGATGTGCATACCTACAGCCAGGAGACGCCCAAGCTTGAGTTGCGCGAATTCTTCGAGGGCCGGGTCGAAGCTTGGGGTATGTTTCAAAAGCGTTCAGGCGAGGTCACCAAGCGCTTTCACGTGGAGATCAATGGCCACTCCGAAGGTAGCAGACTGATACTCGACGAATCATTTACTTACAGCGATGGTACTAAGCAAAAACGAGTGTGGACGCTAACCCCTGTTGGCCCTAGTCAATGGCGCGGAACTGCTGGCGACGTGGTGGGCGAGGCGCTGGTCGTCGTGCTCCAGCTGTCCAGTCGCAATTGGGTACGCGCACGCCACGCCACGCTAGGTGAAGGTCTACAAAAATCCAGAGTACGGCGAAGTCGTCGAAACCAAAGGCGGCAACCACAAAACGCTGAAGGAATGGAAAGCGAAATACGGCTCTGACTCTGTCGAGTCCTCCTGGCTGACCAAGTGAGTTTGGTTTGAGTACAAAAAAGGCCCAAGAAGGGTAATGCCGATCAGTTAAGCCCTCTTGCTTGACCTTTGGCCGCAAGAAATCAAAATCCGATGCCTGTACTGGCATCGGATTTTTTTATGCGTCTCGCTCGGGCCCTAGAACTGACCCACAATATCGCCTCCACCCCTAACTCAATCGAGGGACTGGATTCTTTACTCGATCCATCTTTGGTCGAGCAGGCACTTGAACAGGCCGGCGTGGCGACCCTGCGCAAGCGGCGTTTGCCGCTGGAAATGATGCTTTGGTGCGTGATCTCCATGGCGTTCTTTCGACGCATGTCGGCCTGGGATGTGGTCAGCCGCATGAACATCATGCTGCCGGGACAACGTCCGCTGGTGGCGCCCAGCGCCGTAGTCCAGGCCCGTCAGCGATTAGGCAGCGAAGCTGTGAAAGAGTGGAAAGCTAAATACGGCGCCGATAAAGTCGAGTCCTGGCTGGCCAAGTGATACTGGCTTGAGTTGAAAAAGGGCCCGTGAGGGCTAATGCCGATCAGTTAAGCCCTCTCGCTTGACCTTTGGCCGCAAGAAATCAAAATCCGATGCCTGTACTGGCATCGGATTTTTTTATGCGTCTCGCTCGGGCCCTGGAACTGACCCACAATATCGCCTCCACCCCTAACTCAATCGAGGGACTGGATTCTTTACTCGATCCATCTTTGGTCGAGCAGGCACTTGAACAGGCCGGCGTGGCGACCCTGCGCAAGCGGCGTTTGCCACTGGAAATGATGCTCTGGTGCGTGATCTCCATGGCCTTCTTTCGCCGCATGTCGGCGTGGGATGTGGTCAGCCGCATGAACATCATGCTGCCGGGCCAACGTCCATTGGTGGCACCCAGCGCTGTGGTTCAAGCCCGTCAGAGATTGGGCTGCGAGGCTGTACGACAAGTCTTCCATCTGACTCAGAAAAGTTGGCATGAGGCCGTGGATCACCCAACTTGGGCAGGCTTGCGTTTGCTGGGGGTCGACGGTGTCGTATGGCGAACGCCCGATACACCCGAAAATCGGGCGCGCTACGATTC
It encodes:
- a CDS encoding transposase domain-containing protein, which translates into the protein MRLARALELTHNIASTPNSIEGLDSLLDPSLVEQALEQAGVATLRKRRLPLEMMLWCVISMAFFRRMSAWDVVSRMNIMLPGQRPLVAPSAVVQARQRLGSEAVKEWKAKYGADKVESWLAK